TTTATATGATTTTATTGCTTTCTTTATAAAATAGAAAGTAAATAATAATAAAACGTAAGAAATGTAACTAGTGACAAGAAGTATTATTAGAGACAATATCAACAACAGGAACTGGTGAAATATATGGAATACCTAAACCTAACCCTCTTAAAATAAATAGAATACCAATAATAACAACAACAATCGGTATCATTTTTTGAATATTTTTTCTTAGAGATCCTTTGGTGAAATTCCCCAAATAAACAACTGCAGTCATTAAAGGAATTGTACCTAAACCAAATATGAACATATATAAGCTACCTAAAAAAGCGTTTGTAGTTGCTAATGCTCCAAAAACAGCCATATAAACTAATCCACAAGGTAAAAAACCATTTAAAAAACCAATGGTAAAAAAAGTATCATTTCTTTTCTTTTTTAGTTCTTTTCCAAGTGCATTTTTTACTTTAGAAATAATCCTTGTAATATTTTTTGAGAAATTTACTTTAGAAAAAAAAGTTGGAAAAATAACTACAATAATCATACTAATACCAACTACAATAGATAATTGCTGTTGAAACCCAAAGAAATAAAAACCTTTTCCTAAAAACCCAAATAATAATCCAATTAAACTGTAGCTAAACAATCTTCCTAAATGATAGCTTAAAATTTGAAAAAGACCTTTAGTTTTGTTTTGTCTATCAATTGGCAACATAAATGCTATAGGACCACACATACCAACACAGTGAAAGCTTCCTAATAAACCAAATATAATTGCCGATAGAAACATTATAGATTCAATTCTTTTTTAAATAAATATGGTGTATTTTTATAGCTCCATGAAACAGTAATGTTCCATCGACCATCTAATAAACGTTTCTCAGGCACGAGCAAATATGTATTAGAGATTGAAATTGGTATTTCAAAATCTAATTGTTTATTAGACGGTCTATATAGGAACACTTTACCTTCAATTTCTTTTGGATTGAAATTTGATGGAAATAGTACTTGTAAACCTTCTAGTGTATTAATTAATGTTATTTTTTCTTTCAACTTAAATGCGTTTTGTGTCGCATCTATTTGTTTTTGAAATGCTAATTCTTTTTGATAGTATTTTTCTGTTACCAAATCATGTTTAAATCTTTTATCTGT
The window above is part of the Polaribacter sp. SA4-12 genome. Proteins encoded here:
- a CDS encoding FixH family protein; protein product: MKFNWGTGIVISIIAFMSFIMYFVITMSTDKRFKHDLVTEKYYQKELAFQKQIDATQNAFKLKEKITLINTLEGLQVLFPSNFNPKEIEGKVFLYRPSNKQLDFEIPISISNTYLLVPEKRLLDGRWNITVSWSYKNTPYLFKKELNL
- a CDS encoding sulfite exporter TauE/SafE family protein — translated: MFLSAIIFGLLGSFHCVGMCGPIAFMLPIDRQNKTKGLFQILSYHLGRLFSYSLIGLLFGFLGKGFYFFGFQQQLSIVVGISMIIVVIFPTFFSKVNFSKNITRIISKVKNALGKELKKKRNDTFFTIGFLNGFLPCGLVYMAVFGALATTNAFLGSLYMFIFGLGTIPLMTAVVYLGNFTKGSLRKNIQKMIPIVVVIIGILFILRGLGLGIPYISPVPVVDIVSNNTSCH